The following coding sequences are from one Brienomyrus brachyistius isolate T26 chromosome 2, BBRACH_0.4, whole genome shotgun sequence window:
- the LOC125722345 gene encoding uncharacterized protein LOC125722345 isoform X1: MWPRDFPIPQFSYDVELRLRQGNDEFEKSGKGLKLTRDQKHDILEKLGSTMYDFKGYPDDKQIGKVAEALVTKHPCLKEPGSDTGWNGWKTSLKFKMGNLRNKMRKIGCLEVTVNAGKRSQGHPENEPSHSKIKKPRRSEVNYLPNFPQGEDEASLETVRQEIAVEVQKTEKNTSLIHKNMERTFALRRQNIVSGSPSVNEFLNLWPALRITSELFAEYQRVTNENLPNKFYAQLDYLLPCLMTILRQKASKTGKTADALANLLKVHDEQELHDVNSRRTTVIRGLPVLLRDKDIGFFRTTLIDNPEVLTEDAPVSLLTVVHENAAAPIHYDPVRVSVVLENEVVTTHSQLPEAFLVLFGFMYALHLKYPKGLAKTFEFVQKVLLGMDDGKLSPSVQTLKNELM; this comes from the exons ATGTGGCCTCGTGATTTTCCAATTCCACAGTTTTCCTATGATGTTGAGCTAAGGCTTAGACAGGGAAATGATGAATTTGAGAAGAGCGGAAAGGGTCTAAAGTTGACAAGAGACCAAAAGCATGACATTCTGGAGAAGCTTGGCTCAACCATGTATGATTTTAAGGGGTACCCAGACGACAAACAGATAGGAAAAGTAGCAGAGGCCCTTGTCACAAAGCATCCTTGTTTGAAGGAGCCAGGCTCTGACACAGGTTGGAATGGGTGGAAAACCAGTTTAAAGTTCAAGATGGGCAACTTGAGAAACAAAATGAGGAAAATTGGATGTCTTGaggtaactgttaatgctgggaAAAGAAGTCAAGGCCATCCTGAGAATGAACCATCACATTCTAAAATCAAGAAACCAAGACGTTCTGAGGTTAATTATTTGCCAAACTTTCCTCAAGGTGAGGATGAAGCATCTCTTGAAACAGTTAGACAGGAAATTGCTGTTGAAGTCCagaagacagaaaaaaatactaGTCTCATCCACAAGAACATGGAGAGAACTTTTGCTCTGCGACGACAGAACATTGTTAGCGGAAGCCCATCTGTGAATGAGTTTCTGAATCTCTGGCCTGCACTGCgtataacatctgag CTGTTTGCAGAGTACCAACGTGTTACAAATGAGAATTTGCCCAACAAATTCTATGCACAACTGGACTACCTCCTACCTTGTTTGATGACCATTTTAAGGCAAAAAGCATCCAAGACAGGCAAGACAGCAGATGCCCTGGCTAATCTTTTGAAAGTTCATGATGAGCAG GAACTGCATGATGTAAATTCACGACGGACTACCGTTATCAGAGGTCTTCCAGTTTTGCTGCGTGACAAAGACATAGGATTTTTTAGGACCACCCTG ATTGATAATCCTGAAGTACTGACTGAGGATGCTCCAGTGTCCCTGCTTACAGTTGTTCATGAAAATGCTGCTGCTCCAATCCATTACGATCCAGTGAGGGTCTCAGTTGTCCTGGAGAATGAAGTGGTCACCACCCATAGCCAACTTCCAGAGGCCTTTCTTGTCTTGTTTGGATTCATGTATGCTCTTCACTTAAAATATCCTAAAGGACTTGCCAAAACTTTTGAATTTGTGCAAAAAGTTTTACTCGGCATGGATGACGGAAAACTGTCTCCTAGCGTGCAAACATTAAAGAATGAGTTGATGTAg
- the LOC125722345 gene encoding uncharacterized protein LOC125722345 isoform X3 translates to MERTFALRRQNIVSGSPSVNEFLNLWPALRITSELFAEYQRVTNENLPNKFYAQLDYLLPCLMTILRQKASKTGKTADALANLLKVHDEQELHDVNSRRTTVIRGLPVLLRDKDIGFFRTTLIDNPEVLTEDAPVSLLTVVHENAAAPIHYDPVRVSVVLENEVVTTHSQLPEAFLVLFGFMYALHLKYPKGLAKTFEFVQKVLLGMDDGKLSPSVQTLKNELM, encoded by the exons ATGGAGAGAACTTTTGCTCTGCGACGACAGAACATTGTTAGCGGAAGCCCATCTGTGAATGAGTTTCTGAATCTCTGGCCTGCACTGCgtataacatctgag CTGTTTGCAGAGTACCAACGTGTTACAAATGAGAATTTGCCCAACAAATTCTATGCACAACTGGACTACCTCCTACCTTGTTTGATGACCATTTTAAGGCAAAAAGCATCCAAGACAGGCAAGACAGCAGATGCCCTGGCTAATCTTTTGAAAGTTCATGATGAGCAG GAACTGCATGATGTAAATTCACGACGGACTACCGTTATCAGAGGTCTTCCAGTTTTGCTGCGTGACAAAGACATAGGATTTTTTAGGACCACCCTG ATTGATAATCCTGAAGTACTGACTGAGGATGCTCCAGTGTCCCTGCTTACAGTTGTTCATGAAAATGCTGCTGCTCCAATCCATTACGATCCAGTGAGGGTCTCAGTTGTCCTGGAGAATGAAGTGGTCACCACCCATAGCCAACTTCCAGAGGCCTTTCTTGTCTTGTTTGGATTCATGTATGCTCTTCACTTAAAATATCCTAAAGGACTTGCCAAAACTTTTGAATTTGTGCAAAAAGTTTTACTCGGCATGGATGACGGAAAACTGTCTCCTAGCGTGCAAACATTAAAGAATGAGTTGATGTAg
- the LOC125722345 gene encoding uncharacterized protein LOC125722345 isoform X2 translates to MYDFKGYPDDKQIGKVAEALVTKHPCLKEPGSDTGWNGWKTSLKFKMGNLRNKMRKIGCLEVTVNAGKRSQGHPENEPSHSKIKKPRRSEVNYLPNFPQGEDEASLETVRQEIAVEVQKTEKNTSLIHKNMERTFALRRQNIVSGSPSVNEFLNLWPALRITSELFAEYQRVTNENLPNKFYAQLDYLLPCLMTILRQKASKTGKTADALANLLKVHDEQELHDVNSRRTTVIRGLPVLLRDKDIGFFRTTLIDNPEVLTEDAPVSLLTVVHENAAAPIHYDPVRVSVVLENEVVTTHSQLPEAFLVLFGFMYALHLKYPKGLAKTFEFVQKVLLGMDDGKLSPSVQTLKNELM, encoded by the exons ATGTATGATTTTAAGGGGTACCCAGACGACAAACAGATAGGAAAAGTAGCAGAGGCCCTTGTCACAAAGCATCCTTGTTTGAAGGAGCCAGGCTCTGACACAGGTTGGAATGGGTGGAAAACCAGTTTAAAGTTCAAGATGGGCAACTTGAGAAACAAAATGAGGAAAATTGGATGTCTTGaggtaactgttaatgctgggaAAAGAAGTCAAGGCCATCCTGAGAATGAACCATCACATTCTAAAATCAAGAAACCAAGACGTTCTGAGGTTAATTATTTGCCAAACTTTCCTCAAGGTGAGGATGAAGCATCTCTTGAAACAGTTAGACAGGAAATTGCTGTTGAAGTCCagaagacagaaaaaaatactaGTCTCATCCACAAGAACATGGAGAGAACTTTTGCTCTGCGACGACAGAACATTGTTAGCGGAAGCCCATCTGTGAATGAGTTTCTGAATCTCTGGCCTGCACTGCgtataacatctgag CTGTTTGCAGAGTACCAACGTGTTACAAATGAGAATTTGCCCAACAAATTCTATGCACAACTGGACTACCTCCTACCTTGTTTGATGACCATTTTAAGGCAAAAAGCATCCAAGACAGGCAAGACAGCAGATGCCCTGGCTAATCTTTTGAAAGTTCATGATGAGCAG GAACTGCATGATGTAAATTCACGACGGACTACCGTTATCAGAGGTCTTCCAGTTTTGCTGCGTGACAAAGACATAGGATTTTTTAGGACCACCCTG ATTGATAATCCTGAAGTACTGACTGAGGATGCTCCAGTGTCCCTGCTTACAGTTGTTCATGAAAATGCTGCTGCTCCAATCCATTACGATCCAGTGAGGGTCTCAGTTGTCCTGGAGAATGAAGTGGTCACCACCCATAGCCAACTTCCAGAGGCCTTTCTTGTCTTGTTTGGATTCATGTATGCTCTTCACTTAAAATATCCTAAAGGACTTGCCAAAACTTTTGAATTTGTGCAAAAAGTTTTACTCGGCATGGATGACGGAAAACTGTCTCCTAGCGTGCAAACATTAAAGAATGAGTTGATGTAg